From a single Macrobrachium rosenbergii isolate ZJJX-2024 chromosome 7, ASM4041242v1, whole genome shotgun sequence genomic region:
- the LOC136839923 gene encoding golgin subfamily A member 6-like protein 1 yields the protein MMIPLAAVLCFAVACGLLVAVYGKLEHLSDCLDCLREQEEEPRRQREEMDSLSDYLEKLHHMGEVRRKVQSLKWRQDQLEEGRKTLEKVLERCQNYASLIDWVWTDDVLYEKTLTLPEWMNEESLFVEETGYLQMEEVAGDFETLLDEWKFEEELQLKEGLELERQVDEKEHLTERRDEDERRLASLFFQWLCENKGIVLARELEEKLHGNTRSMEKKEERAVDYGFELSPKLSEAQGLKEELSSQTENFKRRNEDTEYTSIKKEMEFGNLEARGEQKVRLEELVAADEGRLEDLLQDVTGPPDRSCGSGNCLVTETEKIVEVRKMIQDLKRHVQCLRDIMAHQEERLEEERGKNENLENLIVELGGENQRLHYQVATRDAVVVELKRKNATLCEEVLMLRNMVAELEDAELKGNWQPFIWGLPLACFMLLWKRLPFFTRPNYGGDELGEGGDELTRIN from the coding sequence ATGATGATACCTCTGGCAGCTGTCCTGTGCTTTGCTGTAGCTTGTGGCCTGTTGGTGGCCGTTTACGGGAAATTAGAACATCTGAGTGACTGCCTGGATTGCCTTCGAGAACAGGAAGAGGAGCCTAGAAGACAGCGAGAGGAGATGGACTCTCTGAGTGACTATCTGGAAAAACTCCACCACATGGGGGAGGTGCGCAGAAAAGTCCAGTCTTTGAAATGGCGTCAAGACCAGCTGGAAGAAGGCAGGAAGACCTTAGAAAAGGTTCTGGAAAGGTGTCAAAACTATGCGAGTCTGATTGATTGGGTCTGGACTGATGATGTTCTGTATGAGAAGACCCTGACGCTTCCAGAATGGATGAATGAGGAAAGCCTCTTTGTGGAAGAGACGGGGTATTTGCAAATGGAAGAAGTGGCTGGAGATTTCGAGACACTGTTGGACGAGTGGAAGTTTGAAGAAGAGCTCCAGCTGAAGGAGGGATTAGAACTGGAAAGACAAGTCGACGAGAAGGAACACTTAACGGAAAGGAGAGATGAAGATGAAAGGAGACTAGCAAGTCTCTTTTTTCAGTGGCTGTGTGAAAACAAGGGAATCGTACTAGCGAGAGAACTTGAAGAGAAACTGCATGGAAATACGCGCAgcatggaaaagaaagaagaaagggcTGTAGATTATGGATTTGAATTGAGCCCCAAACTCAGTGAAGCTCAAGGATTGAAAGAGGAACTTTCCTcccaaactgaaaattttaagagGCGGAATGAAGACACCGAGTACACTTCCATCAAGAAAGAAATGGAGTTTGGCAATCTGGAGGCCCGAGGAGAACAAAAGGTGAGACTAGAGGAACTTGTGGCTGCCGACGAAGGGAGACTCGAGGATCTACTTCAAGACGTGACTGGTCCACCTGACAGAAGTTGTGGTTCTGGAAACTGTCTTGTAACTGAGACTGAAAAGATTGTGGAGGTAAGGAAGATGATCCAGGACTTGAAAAGACACGTCCAGTGTCTCCGAGACATCATGGCCCACCAGGAAGAAAGacttgaagaagagagagggaaaaacgAAAACTTGGAGAACTTGATCGTGGAACTGGGAGGTGAAAACCAACGTCTACACTACCAAGTGGCTACCAGGGATGCGGTCGTTGTTGAACTGAAGAGGAAGAACGCTACTCTGTGCGAGGAAGTCCTGATGCTGAGGAACATGGTGGCAGAATTAGAAGATGCAGAGTTGAAGGGGAACTGGCAGCCGTTCATCTGGGGATTACCTTTGGCATGTTTCATGTTGCTTTGGAAGCGTCTCCCCTTTTTCACTAGACCTAACTATGGCGGGGACGAACTTGGTGAAGGAGGAGATGAACTGACTAGGataaactga
- the LOC136839922 gene encoding uncharacterized protein gives MWFRPSTVLLPQPGRKPVFLQGGPPQARFPSLAGNLPSSSEVASEEDLPQSRVPPREGFPRVPWGQLSLVVWALPRPASPAWQEACLPPGKQPLRRIFPSQGCLQGKASLGCLGVPQPCGSGPPQARFPSLGALGSSASGFRALPRPASQPGRKPAFLQGSSPERIFPVKGAFKEGFLGCLGVLSLVVQALPRPASQPGETYLPPGREADPEEDLPQSRVPPREGFPRAPWGPTALWFTPSPRPASPACLVVQALPKARFPSLAGSLPSSRKAASVEDLPQSRVPPREGFPRVPWGPSALWFRPSPSPASPAWQETYLPPGKQPLRRIFPSHDASRKASLGRLGVLSLVVQALPKARFPSLAGSLPSSREAASVEDLPQSRMPSREGFPRVPWGPSALWFRPSPRPASPAWQETYLPPGKQPLRRIFPSQGCLQGKASLGRLRVPQPCGSGPPQGPLPQPGRKPASLQ, from the exons atgtggttcaggccctccacAGTCcttcttccccagcctggcaggaaacctgtcTTCCTCCAGGGAG gccctccccaggcccgcttccccagcctggcaggaaacctgccttcctccagcgaagtagcctctgaggaggatcttccccagtcaagggtgcctccAAGGGAAGGCTTCCCTAGGGTGCCTTGGGGTCAGCTCAGCCTTGTGGTttgggccctccccaggcccgcttccccagcctggcaggaagcctgccttcctccagggaaacagcctctgaggaggatctttcccagtcaagggtgccttcaagggaaggcttccctaGGGTGCCTTGGGgtccctcagccttgtggttcaggccctccccaggcccgcttccccagcctg GGTGCCTTGGGGTCCTCAGCCTCAGGGTTCAGGGCCCTCCcaaggcccgcttcccagcctggcaggaagcctgccttcctccagggaagcagccctGAGAGGATCttcccagtcaagggtgccttcaaggaaGGCTTCCTAGGGTGCTTAGGGgtcctcagccttgtggttcaggccctcccaaggcccgcttcccagcctggtgAAACCTACCTTCCTCCAGGGAG GGAAGCAGAccctgaggaggatcttccccagtcaagggtgcctccaagggaaggcttccctagggcgccttggggtcccACAGCCTTGTGGTTCACGCCCTCCCcaaggcccgcttccccagcctg ccttgtggttcaggccctccctaaggcccgcttccccagcctggcaggaagcctgccttcctccaggaaagcagcctctgtggaggatcttccccagtcaagggtgcctccAAGGGAAGGCTTCCCTAGGGTGCCTTGGGgtccctcagccttgtggttcaggccctccccaagtcccgcttccccagcctggcaggaaacctaccttcctccagggaagcagcctctgaggaggatcttccccagtcatgATGCCTCAAGGAAggcttccctagggcgccttggggtcctcagccttgtggttcaggccctccccaaggcccgcttccccagcctggcaggaagcctgccttcctccagggaagcagcctctgtagAGGATCTTCCTCAGTCAAGgatgccttcaagggaaggcttccctaGGGTGCCTTGGGgtccctcagccttgtggtttaGGCCCTCCCcaaggcccgcttccccagcctggcaggaaacctaccttcctccagggaagcagcccctgaggaggatcttccccagtcaagggtgcctccAAGGGAAGGCTTCCCTAGGGCGTCTTAGGgtccctcagccttgtggttcaggccctccccaaggcccgcttccccagcctggcaggaaacctgcctccctccagtga